A genomic window from Treponema maltophilum ATCC 51939 includes:
- a CDS encoding 6-hydroxymethylpterin diphosphokinase MptE-like protein, with product MVHLEPAHDAFTFTCTAGGRYLHSAYNPRREAQQFVSSLTCDFNPFCLVVLGPCLSYCLPFLRARFPAIPLYAIQYDECFLPDFSADFTNAMQTACEKSSWDGVFFCGNESGVLSETLFSALGDRQVFGAFFIAWKPAEQVFENKSRLAWEAVKLLLQKSRDVLATHSFFSRRWLKNSVKFCAYLCRPCTIEAGNQPILVAASGPSLAPSLPFIQKHRASFFVIAVSSALNVLVHNEIYPDMLITTDGGFYARYHVRILKKLHDRGIDIPIAAPAESNIDPFLLENLPVLPLRYGDGIESLLFDFCGIKAARAVRNGSVSGTAADFALSISSSPVFFCGLDLAPSRGFQHAQPNVLEQNDSRSDNRLKPLSSRLYASSHSPLGIYRRWFSAQGKKFSGRVFRLSDKPYKAPLGSIRDILWTELDEALIENGKNAKKGAVRCLPQRDKGENKKAVFSFLTEQMERRANENLWYENCALIDYLSALKYPKNEKFMHKCRDSLLHTFDELFKLL from the coding sequence ATGGTGCATCTTGAACCGGCGCACGACGCGTTTACGTTTACCTGCACAGCCGGCGGGCGCTATCTGCACTCCGCATATAATCCGAGGCGCGAAGCGCAGCAGTTTGTATCTTCCCTTACATGCGATTTTAATCCTTTTTGTCTTGTCGTTTTAGGTCCCTGTCTTTCGTATTGCCTTCCTTTTTTGCGCGCGCGCTTTCCGGCAATTCCCCTCTACGCGATTCAATACGACGAATGTTTTTTGCCCGATTTTTCCGCCGATTTTACAAACGCAATGCAAACTGCGTGTGAAAAATCCTCGTGGGACGGCGTTTTTTTTTGCGGAAACGAAAGCGGCGTTTTGTCCGAAACGCTTTTTTCCGCCTTGGGCGACCGGCAGGTTTTCGGCGCTTTTTTTATCGCATGGAAGCCCGCCGAGCAGGTTTTTGAAAACAAAAGCCGCCTTGCATGGGAAGCGGTAAAACTTTTGCTGCAAAAAAGCAGGGATGTACTGGCAACGCACAGTTTTTTTTCGCGCCGATGGCTTAAAAACAGCGTAAAATTCTGCGCCTATCTGTGCCGTCCGTGTACGATTGAAGCCGGAAATCAACCCATTTTGGTCGCCGCATCGGGACCGTCGCTTGCCCCCTCCCTTCCCTTTATACAAAAACACCGCGCGTCCTTTTTTGTGATCGCCGTATCTTCGGCGCTGAATGTCCTCGTTCACAACGAAATATATCCCGATATGCTTATAACGACCGACGGCGGTTTTTATGCGCGGTACCATGTGCGTATTTTAAAAAAACTGCACGATCGCGGAATCGACATCCCGATTGCCGCACCGGCCGAAAGCAATATCGATCCTTTTTTACTCGAAAACCTCCCCGTTTTGCCGCTTCGTTACGGCGACGGAATCGAAAGCCTGCTCTTCGATTTTTGCGGCATTAAAGCAGCCCGCGCCGTACGCAACGGCAGCGTAAGCGGTACCGCGGCGGACTTTGCCCTTTCCATAAGTTCATCGCCGGTATTTTTTTGCGGTTTGGATCTTGCGCCTTCAAGGGGCTTTCAGCATGCGCAGCCGAATGTCCTTGAACAAAACGACAGCCGGTCCGACAACCGCCTAAAACCGCTTTCATCGCGCTTATATGCATCTTCACATTCGCCGCTCGGCATATACCGCCGCTGGTTTTCGGCTCAAGGTAAAAAATTTTCCGGCCGCGTCTTCCGTCTGTCGGATAAACCGTATAAAGCGCCGCTCGGTTCAATCCGCGATATTTTGTGGACGGAACTCGATGAAGCCCTTATCGAAAACGGAAAAAACGCAAAAAAAGGCGCGGTGCGCTGTTTACCGCAAAGGGATAAGGGCGAAAACAAAAAGGCGGTTTTTTCATTTTTAACCGAACAAATGGAGCGCAGGGCGAACGAAAATCTGTGGTACGAAAACTGCGCACTCATCGATTATTTGTCGGCGCTGAAATACCCGAAAAACGAAAAATTTATGCACAAATGCCGCGATTCGCTATTGCACACATTCGACGAACTGTTTAAGCTGTTGTAA
- a CDS encoding motility associated factor glycosyltransferase family protein, with protein MSKADTSCYATWVQSKTGTFLPCYKDGKPSASIYNPEKEASSFAALDVFSQAGFILVAGIGAALHLNELAKRRPDARIAAVEANEESLRFVLSDPRVKLDDRIAVCTADGLYDFLLERYFPPADGNFCLFPLRSWAQANPPVFERIKESADKALSDIGADVSTQARFGKLWHANIMRNLFLYASVSAHLLTDFTRTAFPTEKTAFIAGAGPGLENGFDDLKRHRDSYYIVATDTAFAALSAQGIASDAVVTIDPQLLSIDHFYAPIDAKTLFICDLCCCPAVVQRVLQNGAHILFFKSAHPLCSLIELLHAPEKNAEPLFPFFDCSSGTVMLTALDFAVKAGFKRIVTGGADFCYTDGKTYVKGSYFDQLFGTQSSRLAPAEQKFCALMYGNELESVCCAAGGQKAFTTPLLKQYKEAFDRFCALHAGTVEFIHASEVPTKIKRVPPHTQQSDLHGDSSFAGTDTGAVKLASSAPDRRRFTLKDYKNFLLRYENELQSLQLHNKTHNAHGGIRATGDALQKSILPYAAWYALHYDKRLDLHKIAEEICHIQKKYLYNTTLS; from the coding sequence ATGAGCAAAGCGGATACGTCGTGCTATGCGACATGGGTGCAGTCGAAAACAGGTACTTTTTTGCCCTGCTATAAAGACGGTAAACCTTCAGCGTCGATATACAATCCCGAAAAAGAAGCCTCCTCTTTTGCCGCGCTTGACGTATTCAGTCAAGCGGGTTTTATCCTCGTAGCCGGCATCGGCGCGGCGCTTCATTTAAATGAACTGGCAAAACGCCGTCCCGATGCCCGCATTGCGGCCGTCGAAGCAAACGAAGAGTCGCTGCGTTTTGTTTTAAGCGATCCGCGCGTAAAGCTCGATGACCGCATTGCCGTATGTACGGCCGACGGCCTCTACGATTTTTTACTCGAGCGATATTTTCCGCCGGCGGACGGGAACTTTTGCTTATTTCCGCTTCGATCCTGGGCACAGGCAAATCCGCCCGTTTTTGAGCGCATAAAAGAAAGCGCGGATAAAGCGCTGAGCGATATCGGTGCCGACGTTTCCACGCAAGCGCGTTTCGGAAAACTGTGGCACGCCAATATTATGCGCAATTTGTTTTTGTATGCGAGCGTGAGCGCACATCTGCTTACCGACTTTACGCGCACGGCATTTCCGACCGAAAAAACTGCTTTTATTGCCGGAGCGGGTCCGGGTCTCGAAAACGGTTTTGACGATTTAAAACGGCACCGGGATTCTTATTATATCGTCGCAACGGATACGGCTTTTGCCGCGCTCAGTGCGCAGGGTATTGCGTCCGACGCGGTCGTAACGATAGATCCGCAGCTGCTTTCGATAGATCACTTTTATGCGCCGATCGATGCGAAAACGCTTTTTATCTGCGACCTGTGCTGCTGTCCCGCCGTCGTGCAAAGAGTGCTGCAAAACGGGGCGCACATCTTGTTTTTTAAAAGCGCCCATCCCTTGTGTTCCCTTATCGAACTTTTGCATGCTCCCGAAAAAAACGCCGAACCGCTTTTTCCGTTTTTTGATTGTTCAAGCGGAACGGTAATGCTTACCGCGCTTGATTTTGCCGTTAAAGCGGGCTTTAAACGCATAGTGACGGGCGGCGCCGATTTTTGCTATACGGACGGCAAAACGTACGTAAAAGGTTCGTATTTCGATCAACTGTTCGGCACGCAAAGTTCGCGCCTCGCGCCCGCGGAGCAAAAGTTTTGCGCGCTTATGTACGGAAACGAACTTGAAAGTGTATGTTGTGCCGCCGGCGGACAAAAAGCGTTTACGACTCCCCTTTTAAAACAATACAAAGAAGCCTTCGACCGTTTTTGCGCTTTACATGCCGGTACCGTCGAATTCATACATGCAAGCGAAGTTCCGACAAAAATAAAACGGGTACCGCCGCATACACAACAAAGCGACCTGCACGGCGATTCTTCTTTTGCCGGTACCGATACCGGTGCGGTAAAGCTTGCATCCTCTGCACCGGACAGGCGGCGCTTTACGCTCAAAGACTATAAGAATTTTTTGCTCCGGTACGAAAACGAGCTGCAAAGCCTGCAACTGCACAACAAAACACACAACGCGCACGGCGGCATACGCGCAACCGGCGATGCCCTACAAAAAAGCATACTCCCCTATGCCGCATGGTATGCTCTTCATTACGACAAACGCCTCGACTTGCATAAAATCGCCGAAGAAATATGCCATATTCAAAAAAAATATCTGTACAATACGACGCTATCTTGA
- a CDS encoding diguanylate cyclase domain-containing protein: MGVAKKGIYVFAGIILSLFAVTTAYFAVSVTISLKNGPARAERDFTRISQDVNSVLFFDLNAERLRDFQNKTVGDKYLAALLVRSGRDIVFAYPSSSHLIVPDSLGMPSLKSSSPFIKVFSTTVSASSKENTVLTAAVYTLHPSDIYNPARLSFLVILACTLSVFAVLIYLSVFGQSDGSEAEKTAAQTEFFSNPEREPVPAVHMPTFQPQTASYIPVPENAEPEIASDFEPPEYAQPSASPARQTLPETASADLAAVDAAEDLPAQDRISDPTGLFSPTTGVGWESYMETRLDSELVRAASSEQDLALVLLRIKGLENNTLMMKRIAAVLLDFFKFRDFVFEYKKDGFAGILLNINLDQAMVLAEAMHTQLTDLLKSENIRGQLAIGISTRSLRLLQGSRLITEANQALEKAFDETGLPIVAFRVNPDKYRQFVADATQRV, from the coding sequence ATGGGTGTAGCTAAAAAAGGGATATACGTATTCGCAGGAATCATCTTATCTTTGTTTGCGGTAACGACCGCGTATTTCGCGGTTTCCGTAACGATCAGTTTAAAGAACGGTCCCGCCCGCGCGGAACGGGATTTTACGCGAATAAGCCAAGACGTTAATTCGGTTCTTTTTTTCGATTTGAATGCGGAACGCCTTCGCGACTTTCAAAACAAAACGGTCGGCGACAAATATCTTGCCGCCCTGCTTGTCCGCTCGGGCCGCGACATCGTATTTGCCTATCCGTCGTCGTCGCATTTGATTGTACCCGATTCGCTCGGCATGCCTTCCTTAAAAAGTTCGTCGCCTTTTATTAAAGTATTCAGTACGACCGTTTCCGCTTCGTCAAAAGAAAATACGGTGCTCACGGCGGCCGTTTACACGCTGCATCCGTCCGACATTTACAATCCGGCGCGCCTTTCGTTTTTGGTCATATTGGCCTGCACGCTTTCGGTATTTGCCGTTCTTATCTATCTTTCGGTTTTCGGTCAAAGCGACGGCTCCGAAGCGGAAAAAACGGCCGCTCAAACGGAGTTTTTTTCGAATCCCGAACGGGAACCGGTGCCTGCCGTACACATGCCGACTTTTCAGCCGCAAACCGCTTCATACATCCCCGTTCCCGAAAACGCCGAGCCTGAAATCGCTTCGGATTTTGAGCCGCCCGAATACGCTCAGCCGTCCGCCTCCCCTGCGCGGCAGACACTGCCGGAAACGGCGAGTGCCGATCTTGCGGCAGTCGACGCTGCCGAAGATTTGCCGGCACAAGACCGCATAAGCGATCCGACCGGCTTGTTTTCGCCGACGACGGGCGTCGGGTGGGAATCGTACATGGAAACACGCCTCGATTCGGAACTCGTGCGCGCGGCTTCTTCCGAGCAGGATTTGGCCCTCGTGCTTTTGCGGATAAAGGGACTTGAAAACAATACGCTTATGATGAAGCGGATCGCCGCCGTTCTCCTCGATTTTTTTAAATTTCGCGACTTTGTGTTTGAATATAAAAAAGACGGTTTTGCCGGGATTCTTTTAAATATCAACCTCGATCAGGCGATGGTGCTGGCCGAAGCAATGCACACACAGCTGACAGATCTGCTCAAATCGGAAAATATCCGCGGGCAACTTGCGATAGGAATTTCGACGCGGAGCCTGCGCCTGTTGCAGGGCAGCCGCCTCATAACCGAAGCGAATCAAGCGCTCGAAAAAGCCTTCGACGAAACGGGCTTGCCGATAGTCGCTTTCAGAGTAAATCCCGATAAATACCGCCAATTTGTAGCCGACGCGACGCAAAGAGTTTAG
- a CDS encoding tetratricopeptide repeat protein, producing the protein MCRFRLVVVLCALMLTSCAATMRNFRSAQLLENLGNEYYLLASLYEESGKYDKALELYRKARTAGSDKTERELTFKIARNAALAKDWDAALKEYESLLKTDSGNLLVQKSVAWIYGQKGNFDKAEQAYAALYESHPYDKDVCTNYILVLHALQKTEKAREVFSSYIELYPDAANKADLEKLFDTGEKNTEKAD; encoded by the coding sequence ATGTGTCGTTTTCGGCTCGTTGTTGTTTTGTGCGCGCTTATGTTGACGTCCTGCGCCGCCACGATGCGCAATTTTCGCTCGGCGCAGTTGCTTGAAAATTTGGGCAACGAGTATTACCTTTTGGCGTCCCTCTACGAAGAATCGGGAAAATACGATAAGGCGCTGGAACTGTACCGAAAAGCCCGCACTGCCGGAAGCGATAAAACCGAACGCGAATTGACGTTTAAAATAGCACGGAACGCGGCACTCGCAAAAGATTGGGATGCGGCCTTAAAAGAATACGAAAGCCTTTTAAAAACCGATTCCGGCAACCTCCTCGTACAAAAGTCCGTCGCGTGGATTTACGGTCAAAAAGGCAATTTCGATAAAGCCGAACAAGCTTATGCCGCGCTGTACGAATCCCATCCGTACGATAAAGACGTTTGTACCAATTATATTTTGGTGTTGCACGCGCTTCAAAAAACCGAAAAGGCGCGCGAAGTATTTTCATCTTATATCGAGTTGTACCCGGATGCCGCGAATAAAGCGGATTTGGAAAAACTGTTTGATACGGGCGAAAAAAATACCGAAAAAGCCGATTGA
- a CDS encoding uracil phosphoribosyltransferase, with protein sequence MSSKIILKAEALDGYLTEKDQEYLAQMDVLYKRAMESFSLLSAGGFSSSIANEEKKVIDVFNEMGHLMQKICEEVPALKVFSFATEPSAHAEASRVIAKLRDIRTGHNEFVYYCQRAYEMLFRMAFAGNQTDNKNYLVVKTPVNIPVQNYSVHKIPDIDFKIENTVMCVMLRGALLPSMIISKEVEEYSSHGYVTPFALFKIKRDDTKSEADMEYILDLDKSFFNLSEMDGKDLIFADPMNATGGSLVTIVKYLLEQGVKPRSILFFNVIAALKGSLRVVRALDNCTCYTLWMDPVLNDAAYIMPGLGDAGDRLNGVDAESSPRNIIQLIADYGSNIAGLYRSQLRKIEQTVLGH encoded by the coding sequence ATGAGTTCGAAAATAATTCTTAAAGCCGAAGCGCTGGACGGCTATTTGACGGAAAAAGATCAGGAATACCTTGCGCAAATGGATGTACTGTATAAACGCGCAATGGAATCGTTCAGCTTGCTTTCGGCGGGCGGGTTCAGTTCGTCCATTGCAAACGAAGAAAAAAAAGTTATAGACGTTTTTAACGAAATGGGACACTTAATGCAGAAAATCTGCGAAGAAGTTCCGGCGCTGAAAGTGTTTTCGTTTGCAACGGAACCTTCCGCCCATGCCGAAGCGTCACGCGTTATTGCAAAACTGCGCGATATCCGCACCGGGCACAACGAGTTTGTGTACTATTGCCAAAGGGCATATGAAATGCTGTTTCGCATGGCTTTTGCCGGAAATCAAACCGACAACAAAAATTATTTGGTCGTTAAAACGCCGGTAAATATTCCCGTGCAAAACTATTCCGTACATAAAATTCCCGATATCGACTTTAAAATCGAAAACACGGTTATGTGCGTTATGCTCCGCGGTGCGCTTTTGCCGTCGATGATTATATCGAAAGAGGTTGAAGAATATTCTTCGCACGGCTACGTAACACCTTTTGCGCTGTTTAAAATCAAGCGCGACGACACGAAAAGCGAAGCCGATATGGAATACATTCTCGACTTGGATAAGTCCTTTTTTAACTTGAGCGAAATGGACGGCAAAGACCTTATTTTTGCCGATCCGATGAACGCAACCGGCGGCTCCTTGGTTACGATTGTCAAATATCTTTTGGAACAGGGCGTAAAGCCGCGCTCCATATTGTTTTTTAACGTTATTGCGGCGCTCAAAGGCAGTTTGCGCGTTGTGCGCGCTTTGGATAACTGCACCTGCTACACGCTGTGGATGGATCCGGTGCTGAATGATGCCGCCTATATTATGCCCGGCTTGGGAGACGCCGGCGACCGGCTCAACGGAGTCGATGCCGAAAGTTCTCCGCGCAATATCATTCAGCTTATAGCGGATTACGGTTCGAATATTGCCGGCTTGTACCGGTCGCAGCTGCGCAAAATCGAGCAAACGGTTTTGGGCCATTGA
- the ileS gene encoding isoleucine--tRNA ligase encodes MYKEVDPKVDFSKQEEEILAFWEKNDVFKKSVKQRDGCEEYVFYDGPPFATGLPHFGHFIPGTIKDIIPRYQTMKGKKVERRFGWDCHGLPVENLIEKELNLSGKADIEKYGIAKFNEACRASVLRYVKEWKQTVTRLGRWVDFDNDYKTMEPEYMESIWWVMKSLWDKNLLYEGHYILPYCPRCATVLSNHELNLGGYKDVHDPAVTIRFKVNGIPDGFDDKDVLNGNTYFLAWTTTPWTLPSNLGLTAGPDIDYVKVKDGDECYILAESRLGAYYKSESEYTIVWKKKGAELKDMRYEPLFPYFASLAEPTDGSDGNPASIGAFRVFTGDFVTTEDGTGLVHTAPGFGEDDNKVFKGTGIPVVCPIDGECKFTAEVPDYEGRFVKDCDKDILERLKNEKKLVKREQILHAYPHCWRCSSPLIYRAIGSWFVKVESIRPALLKANNQITWQPAHIKTGRFGKWLEGARDWAISRNRYWGNPLPIWKCPDCGKTLCVGSREELKTLSGVYPEDLHKQFIDKITIPCSCGGTMSRIPEVLDCWFESGSMPYAQNHYPFENKEYFESHFPADFISEGLDQTRGWFYTLTILAAALFDKPAFKNCIVNGLILASDGKKMSKSLRNYTDPAVVIERFGADAVRLFLMHSPAVKADDLKYSDEGVRDVLKGILIPLWNSYGFFVTYANIDKVRVTGKAFEHKAPVNPLDRWILSVTQKLVKDVTEAMDSYDLSAAIDPIVGFIDQLNNWYIRRSRRRFWKSENDDDKLEAYESLYTALKALTLTAAPFIPFITEAMWQNLRIAEAGSDGAGGDAAACTDPLSVHLADYPVYDERYRDDELEFKMATVQKAVSMGRALRYQYNLKIRQPLKSVEFVTRNADEKTVLLSMEESIREELNVKKVVFHEREDELVEYKAKANFRTLGKELGPLMKEASAVIAGLDQRSIQSVLDGAVLSIEIGGKPIELTQDKIIVERFEKSTLKVINEGTLTVALDSEITEELRLEGYARDLVRGVQNLRKERGLNVTDRIKLSVGADKDKDGELKKAFEMFSDYISSETLASEERWNDRISGAALIETGELTWKAEIEKA; translated from the coding sequence TTGTATAAAGAGGTTGATCCCAAAGTCGATTTTTCAAAACAGGAAGAAGAAATCCTTGCATTTTGGGAAAAAAATGATGTATTTAAAAAGTCGGTAAAACAACGCGACGGCTGCGAAGAATATGTTTTTTACGACGGACCTCCTTTTGCAACCGGGCTGCCGCACTTCGGCCATTTTATTCCCGGCACGATAAAAGATATTATTCCCCGTTATCAAACGATGAAGGGCAAAAAAGTCGAGCGCCGCTTCGGCTGGGACTGTCACGGTTTGCCCGTAGAAAATCTTATCGAAAAAGAATTAAACCTGAGCGGCAAGGCTGATATAGAAAAATACGGCATTGCGAAATTCAACGAAGCGTGTCGCGCGAGCGTTTTGCGCTACGTTAAAGAGTGGAAGCAGACGGTAACCCGTTTGGGCCGTTGGGTCGATTTCGACAACGACTATAAAACGATGGAACCCGAATATATGGAATCCATTTGGTGGGTTATGAAAAGCCTGTGGGACAAAAATCTTTTGTACGAGGGCCACTACATTTTGCCGTATTGTCCGCGCTGCGCCACCGTGCTTTCGAATCACGAATTGAATTTGGGCGGTTATAAAGACGTTCACGATCCGGCCGTTACGATACGTTTTAAAGTAAACGGCATACCCGATGGTTTTGACGACAAGGATGTGTTGAACGGAAATACTTACTTTTTGGCATGGACGACGACTCCGTGGACGCTGCCTTCAAACTTGGGCCTTACCGCCGGTCCCGACATCGATTACGTAAAAGTAAAAGACGGCGACGAATGCTATATTTTAGCCGAATCGCGTTTGGGCGCCTATTATAAAAGCGAAAGCGAGTATACGATCGTATGGAAAAAAAAGGGCGCCGAACTAAAAGATATGCGCTACGAACCGCTCTTTCCGTACTTTGCCTCTTTAGCCGAACCGACCGACGGTTCCGACGGAAATCCCGCGTCGATCGGCGCATTCCGCGTGTTTACCGGCGACTTTGTAACGACCGAAGACGGAACCGGTCTTGTGCATACCGCACCCGGCTTTGGCGAAGACGACAATAAAGTCTTTAAAGGAACGGGAATTCCCGTCGTATGTCCGATAGACGGCGAGTGCAAGTTTACCGCCGAAGTTCCCGATTACGAAGGCCGCTTTGTTAAAGACTGCGATAAAGATATTCTCGAACGCTTAAAAAACGAAAAAAAACTCGTAAAACGCGAGCAGATTTTGCACGCCTATCCTCACTGCTGGCGCTGTTCAAGCCCCCTTATTTACCGCGCAATCGGCAGTTGGTTTGTAAAAGTCGAATCGATAAGACCTGCGCTTTTAAAGGCGAACAATCAAATCACGTGGCAGCCCGCCCACATAAAAACGGGAAGGTTCGGCAAGTGGCTTGAGGGGGCGCGCGATTGGGCGATCAGCCGCAACCGTTATTGGGGCAATCCGCTTCCCATTTGGAAGTGCCCCGACTGCGGAAAAACACTTTGCGTAGGCAGCCGCGAAGAACTTAAAACATTGTCGGGCGTGTACCCCGAAGATCTGCACAAACAGTTTATAGATAAAATCACGATTCCCTGTTCGTGCGGCGGCACCATGAGCCGCATTCCGGAAGTACTCGATTGCTGGTTTGAATCCGGTTCGATGCCCTATGCGCAAAACCATTATCCGTTCGAAAATAAAGAGTATTTTGAAAGCCATTTTCCCGCCGATTTTATTTCCGAAGGTTTGGATCAAACGCGCGGATGGTTTTATACGCTGACGATTTTGGCGGCCGCTTTATTCGATAAGCCCGCTTTTAAAAACTGTATCGTAAACGGCCTTATCCTCGCTTCGGACGGCAAAAAAATGTCGAAAAGTTTGCGCAATTACACGGATCCCGCCGTCGTTATCGAACGTTTCGGCGCCGATGCGGTGCGCCTCTTTTTAATGCATTCGCCGGCCGTAAAAGCCGACGATTTAAAATATTCGGACGAAGGTGTGCGCGATGTTTTGAAAGGTATTTTAATACCCCTGTGGAACTCGTACGGCTTTTTTGTTACGTATGCGAACATCGATAAGGTGCGCGTAACGGGAAAAGCCTTTGAACACAAGGCGCCGGTTAATCCGCTCGACCGCTGGATTTTGTCCGTTACGCAAAAGCTCGTAAAAGACGTTACCGAAGCGATGGATTCATACGACTTGTCGGCCGCAATCGATCCTATTGTCGGTTTTATCGACCAGCTGAACAACTGGTACATCCGCCGCAGCCGCCGCCGCTTTTGGAAAAGCGAAAACGACGACGACAAACTTGAAGCCTACGAAAGCCTGTATACCGCGCTTAAAGCGCTTACGCTTACCGCCGCTCCCTTTATTCCGTTTATTACCGAAGCAATGTGGCAAAATCTGCGCATTGCGGAAGCCGGTTCCGACGGCGCAGGCGGCGACGCGGCCGCTTGTACCGACCCGCTATCCGTCCATTTGGCCGACTATCCCGTTTACGACGAGCGATACCGCGACGACGAATTGGAATTTAAAATGGCGACCGTACAAAAAGCCGTTTCGATGGGACGGGCGCTGCGTTATCAGTACAACCTCAAAATACGCCAGCCTTTAAAAAGCGTCGAATTCGTTACGCGCAATGCCGACGAAAAAACCGTGCTTTTGTCGATGGAAGAATCGATTCGCGAAGAGCTGAACGTAAAAAAAGTGGTTTTCCACGAGCGCGAAGACGAATTGGTCGAATACAAAGCGAAGGCGAATTTCCGCACACTGGGAAAAGAACTGGGCCCGCTTATGAAAGAAGCGTCGGCTGTGATTGCCGGCCTCGACCAGCGCTCCATTCAGTCCGTTCTCGACGGTGCGGTGTTGAGCATCGAAATCGGCGGAAAACCGATAGAGCTTACTCAGGACAAAATAATCGTTGAACGCTTTGAAAAATCGACGCTGAAGGTTATCAACGAGGGAACGCTTACGGTCGCTTTGGATTCCGAAATCACCGAAGAACTGCGCCTCGAAGGCTATGCACGCGATTTGGTGCGCGGCGTTCAAAACCTGCGCAAAGAAAGGGGCTTGAACGTTACCGACCGTATAAAGCTTTCGGTCGGCGCCGACAAAGACAAAGACGGCGAACTCAAAAAAGCATTTGAAATGTTTTCCGATTATATCTCATCGGAAACTCTCGCATCCGAAGAGCGGTGGAATGACCGCATCTCCGGCGCCGCTTTAATTGAAACCGGCGAACTTACATGGAAGGCTGAAATTGAAAAAGCGTGA
- the msrB gene encoding peptide-methionine (R)-S-oxide reductase MsrB, which yields MKKLQTNKRLLIFLSVAIICISCVKPHAQSASKRQTAQSGGSMKDSVKEIYFAGGCFWGVEAYFKRIPGVQITETGYANGKTAQTTYHELAKTDHAETVRIIYDPATVNLEELLARYFKIIDPFSVNKQGNDTGRQYRTGIYYTDPASEKSVHAFLDFMQKKYAQPFAVEILPLKNFVRAEEYHQDYLNKNPGGYCHIDLSLAEKPLYDESRFSVPRKDALKKKLTQIQYDVTQHKATEAPYTSEYDQFFEKGIYVDVVTGKPLFSSSDKYDAGCGWPSFTKPITTFAVDYREDPSAGLTRTEVLSKTGGAHLGHVFNDGPRQKGGLRYCINGASLKFIPYADMEKEGYGDYMPYVK from the coding sequence ATGAAAAAATTACAAACAAATAAAAGGCTATTGATTTTTTTATCCGTTGCTATTATATGTATTTCGTGTGTAAAACCGCACGCGCAAAGCGCTTCTAAACGGCAAACCGCACAGTCCGGAGGAAGTATGAAGGATTCGGTAAAAGAAATCTATTTTGCGGGAGGCTGCTTTTGGGGCGTTGAAGCATATTTTAAACGTATTCCCGGCGTGCAAATAACGGAAACCGGCTACGCAAACGGCAAAACCGCCCAAACGACGTATCACGAATTGGCAAAAACGGATCACGCCGAAACCGTACGGATTATTTACGATCCGGCGACAGTCAATCTGGAAGAACTGCTCGCCCGTTATTTTAAAATCATCGATCCTTTTTCCGTCAATAAACAGGGAAACGATACGGGACGCCAGTACCGAACGGGCATTTACTATACCGATCCGGCATCCGAAAAGTCCGTGCACGCTTTTTTAGACTTTATGCAAAAAAAATACGCACAGCCGTTTGCCGTTGAAATTCTGCCGTTAAAGAATTTTGTGCGCGCCGAAGAATATCATCAGGATTATCTGAATAAAAATCCGGGAGGCTATTGCCACATCGATTTAAGCCTTGCCGAAAAACCGCTTTACGACGAAAGCCGTTTTTCCGTCCCGCGTAAAGACGCTTTAAAGAAAAAACTCACGCAAATTCAATATGACGTAACACAACATAAGGCGACAGAAGCTCCGTATACAAGCGAATATGATCAATTTTTTGAAAAAGGAATTTACGTCGATGTTGTAACGGGAAAGCCGCTTTTTTCTTCCAGCGATAAATATGACGCGGGATGCGGCTGGCCGAGTTTTACAAAACCCATAACGACCTTTGCCGTCGATTACCGGGAAGATCCGAGCGCCGGGCTGACACGAACCGAAGTGCTTTCAAAAACGGGCGGCGCCCACTTGGGGCACGTATTCAACGACGGCCCGAGGCAAAAAGGCGGCTTGCGCTACTGCATAAACGGCGCCTCACTTAAATTTATTCCGTATGCGGATATGGAAAAAGAAGGCTACGGCGACTACATGCCGTATGTAAAATAA